Proteins from a single region of Campylobacter concisus:
- the proC gene encoding pyrroline-5-carboxylate reductase: MKSVKIGFIGGGNMGGAMIEALWHAQSNEADAGRSSAEDERKSSGGSEAHRAENLAQTDKTPRPRKCEKKAKFEIIACARSKNEALRQRFGIKIAASETDLACEADAVVLATKPASYEAILRLIAPDLAGKILLLLAPNFDIKRARQIVGEGVYIARAMPNIAACIGASATALCFDAGFSEAKKETVREIIAKIGKIYEIDEARFAAFTGIAGSLLAYACAFIEAAADAGVRGGLPRRLCYDAVCASVEGTARLIQSGKHPAALKDEVCSPAGTTIEGLTALEKGGFRGALMQAVAACIAKARD, from the coding sequence ATGAAAAGCGTAAAAATCGGCTTCATCGGCGGCGGAAATATGGGCGGCGCAATGATAGAGGCGCTTTGGCACGCGCAATCTAACGAAGCGGACGCGGGGCGAAGCTCGGCCGAGGACGAGCGGAAATCTAGCGGCGGTAGCGAGGCACACAGGGCGGAAAATTTAGCGCAAACGGACAAAACCCCGAGACCGCGCAAATGCGAAAAAAAGGCAAAATTTGAAATCATAGCCTGCGCCAGAAGTAAAAACGAAGCCTTGCGGCAAAGATTTGGCATAAAAATAGCCGCGAGCGAAACGGATCTAGCGTGCGAAGCGGATGCGGTCGTGCTGGCTACTAAGCCCGCTAGCTACGAGGCTATCTTGCGCCTGATTGCGCCTGATCTTGCGGGCAAAATTTTGCTTCTTTTGGCGCCGAATTTTGACATAAAACGCGCTAGGCAAATCGTAGGCGAGGGCGTTTATATCGCTCGCGCGATGCCAAATATAGCAGCTTGCATTGGCGCGTCGGCCACGGCTCTTTGCTTTGACGCTGGATTTAGCGAGGCCAAGAAAGAGACTGTGCGCGAGATAATCGCAAAAATAGGCAAAATTTACGAGATAGACGAGGCCAGGTTTGCCGCATTTACGGGCATCGCGGGAAGCTTGCTGGCGTATGCGTGCGCTTTTATCGAGGCTGCGGCGGATGCCGGCGTGCGGGGCGGACTACCTAGGCGGCTTTGCTACGACGCCGTCTGCGCATCCGTGGAAGGGACGGCGCGTCTGATCCAAAGCGGCAAGCACCCGGCCGCGCTAAAAGACGAGGTCTGCTCGCCGGCGGGAACCACGATCGAAGGACTTACCGCGCTTGAAAAAGGCGGATTTCGCGGCGCTTTGATGCAGGCCGTCGCCGCTTGCATCGCTAAAGCGAGGGATTAG
- the typA gene encoding translational GTPase TypA, protein MEKIRNIAVIAHVDHGKTTMVDELLKQSGTFNEHQNLGERVMDSNDIERERGITILSKNTAIRYKDTKINIIDTPGHADFGGEVERVLKMVDGVLLLVDAQEGVMPQTKFVVKKALSLGLRPIVVVNKIDKPAGDPDRVINEIFDLFVALDANDEQLEFPVVYAAAKNGYAKLKLSDENVNMQPLFETILAHVPAPSGSDENPLQLQVFTLDYDNYVGKIGIARIFNGKISKNQNVMLAKADGTKTTGRISKLIGFMGLERTDINEAGTGDIVAIAGFDALDVGDSVVDPNNPHPLDPLHIEEPTLSVVFSVNDGPLAGTEGKHVTSNKIDERLANEMKTNIAMKYENIGEGKFKVSGRGELQITILAENMRREGYEFLLGRPEVIVKEINGVKCEPYELLVIDAPDDTTGTVIEKLGKRKAEMVSMNPTGDGQTRIEFEIPARGLIGFRSQFLTDTKGEGVMNHSFLEFRPLSGAVEHRTNGALVSMENGVTLAYSLFNLQDRGVLFLDPQAKVYVGMIIGEHSRPNDLDVNPIKGKNLTNVRASGSDDAIKLVPPRKLSLERALEWIEDDELVEVTPINIRVRKRYLDPTERKRKAKL, encoded by the coding sequence TTGGAAAAGATACGAAATATAGCCGTTATCGCACACGTCGACCACGGTAAAACAACAATGGTTGATGAGCTTTTGAAACAGTCAGGAACATTTAACGAGCATCAAAACCTTGGCGAGCGTGTAATGGATAGTAACGACATCGAAAGAGAGCGTGGCATCACGATTCTTTCTAAAAATACTGCTATTCGCTACAAAGATACAAAGATCAACATCATTGACACCCCAGGCCACGCCGACTTTGGTGGTGAGGTAGAGCGTGTTCTTAAGATGGTTGATGGCGTTTTGCTACTTGTCGATGCGCAAGAGGGCGTTATGCCGCAAACTAAATTCGTCGTCAAAAAGGCACTCTCACTAGGACTTCGCCCAATCGTTGTCGTAAATAAGATCGATAAGCCAGCAGGCGATCCAGACCGCGTTATAAATGAAATTTTTGACCTTTTTGTCGCACTTGACGCAAATGATGAGCAGCTAGAATTTCCAGTCGTTTATGCCGCTGCTAAAAATGGCTACGCAAAGCTAAAACTAAGCGATGAAAATGTAAATATGCAGCCACTTTTTGAGACTATCCTAGCTCACGTACCAGCTCCAAGCGGCAGCGACGAGAACCCACTTCAGCTTCAAGTTTTCACGCTTGATTATGATAACTACGTCGGCAAGATCGGTATTGCAAGAATTTTTAACGGTAAGATATCAAAAAATCAAAATGTCATGCTCGCAAAGGCTGATGGTACAAAGACAACTGGTAGAATTTCAAAGTTAATTGGCTTTATGGGTCTTGAAAGAACCGATATTAACGAAGCTGGTACTGGCGACATCGTAGCGATCGCTGGCTTTGATGCGCTTGACGTTGGCGATAGCGTCGTTGATCCAAACAATCCTCATCCGCTTGATCCTCTCCACATCGAAGAGCCGACACTTAGCGTTGTATTTTCTGTAAATGACGGCCCATTAGCAGGCACTGAGGGCAAACACGTCACATCAAATAAGATCGATGAACGCCTTGCAAACGAGATGAAGACAAATATCGCGATGAAATACGAAAACATCGGCGAGGGTAAATTTAAAGTAAGTGGCCGTGGTGAGCTTCAGATTACTATTTTGGCTGAAAATATGCGCCGTGAGGGCTATGAGTTTTTACTTGGCAGACCTGAGGTTATTGTAAAAGAGATAAACGGCGTAAAATGCGAGCCATACGAGCTTTTAGTGATCGATGCGCCTGATGATACGACAGGCACAGTCATAGAAAAACTAGGCAAAAGAAAGGCTGAAATGGTCTCTATGAACCCAACAGGCGACGGCCAAACAAGGATCGAGTTTGAGATCCCAGCGCGCGGACTTATCGGCTTTAGAAGCCAGTTTTTGACTGATACAAAAGGCGAGGGCGTTATGAACCACAGCTTTTTGGAGTTTAGACCACTAAGTGGCGCCGTCGAGCACAGAACAAACGGCGCGCTAGTTTCTATGGAAAACGGCGTAACGCTTGCTTATTCGCTATTTAACTTACAAGATCGTGGCGTGCTATTTCTTGATCCACAAGCAAAAGTCTATGTGGGTATGATCATCGGCGAGCACAGCCGTCCAAACGACCTTGACGTAAATCCTATCAAGGGCAAAAACCTAACAAACGTGCGTGCTAGCGGTAGCGACGATGCGATCAAGCTTGTGCCACCTAGAAAGCTAAGCCTTGAGCGCGCGCTAGAGTGGATAGAAGATGACGAGCTAGTCGAGGTTACGCCTATAAATATTCGCGTTCGCAAGCGCTATTTAGATCCAACAGAACGCAAAAGAAAAGCAAAACTCTAA
- a CDS encoding flagellar basal body rod modification protein — MASVSDITTQTTQQKNAEKKAKAKQDAAAGTGTNPNAQLDKDAFMKLLLTELQYQDPTSPMDTEKMLTQTSQLASLEMQQNTNSAMKELVNQLKSNANAYAISALGKMVSTGSNSVLLTDEQKTVNFALYFKSDLANGKLEIKNANGEVVRSIDIKDLKSGVRRISWDGKDDSGKQLPNGAYTVSVNYTGKDGNSYKTQVGSYPVEAVKFVDGKAMIKIAGEYVPMDKISEFYEG; from the coding sequence ATGGCTTCAGTTTCAGATATAACTACACAAACAACTCAACAAAAAAACGCCGAGAAAAAGGCAAAAGCAAAGCAAGATGCAGCAGCTGGCACAGGAACTAACCCAAATGCGCAGCTAGATAAAGATGCATTTATGAAGCTACTTTTAACAGAGCTTCAGTATCAAGATCCAACAAGCCCTATGGATACTGAAAAGATGCTTACGCAAACTAGCCAGCTAGCTTCACTAGAGATGCAACAAAATACAAACTCAGCTATGAAAGAGCTTGTAAATCAATTAAAATCAAATGCAAATGCCTACGCCATATCAGCTCTTGGCAAAATGGTCTCAACTGGTTCAAACTCAGTTTTACTAACAGATGAGCAAAAAACTGTAAATTTTGCACTTTATTTTAAATCAGATCTTGCAAATGGTAAGCTCGAAATTAAAAATGCAAATGGAGAGGTCGTTCGTTCAATTGATATAAAAGATCTAAAATCAGGAGTCCGCAGAATATCTTGGGATGGTAAAGATGATTCTGGAAAACAATTACCAAACGGCGCATATACAGTTTCTGTTAATTACACTGGAAAAGATGGTAATTCATACAAGACTCAAGTAGGTAGCTATCCGGTTGAGGCAGTAAAATTTGTAGACGGCAAAGCCATGATAAAAATCGCAGGCGAATATGTCCCAATGGATAAAATATCTGAATTTTACGAAGGATAA
- a CDS encoding flagellar hook protein FlgE: MMRGFYNGISGIKTQSFGMDVWANNISNINNVGFKASIPEFKNLINQHMASAGSGPTNNQVGLGATKQTTALKMANGSFQNTDNNFDLAIGGKGFFGVVDKNGKNYYTRTGSFDIDGAGNLVDNKGNLLLGTLTSFTPVTPSANALRKYGQTKGTTQAFTAKEEDLKLGDTGSQKGINLPHFLYMPAKQTKNINLKGNLDSSLITDKRTTAIDAANFNYTLDNTNKTISLNGQIPLSQTNFGTKAGDSVVVKVKDGDGKFSEFSTTLESDGSWHINNKSLKFMDFASLDVKAEVTSLVEVANKEKLSSEIYNSDGTKSLVTINFTKQIPQGGNQTTWNAIATITDANGVVQNTAMGILTFDGSGRLVTNTLTSVGNVALNFLGDGDANVYNGITSSANSKKDFVIKADGYAEGNLTKYSVDDRGNIMANFDNSRSFIVAKIALYHFQNEQGVSKVGDNLYEATPNSGEAFFYKNKAGETIYGSQILANKLEMSNVDLGQALSEVIVTQKAYEASAKSITTSDEMIQTAIQMKK, from the coding sequence ATGATGAGAGGTTTTTACAACGGAATTAGTGGCATCAAAACACAAAGCTTTGGCATGGATGTTTGGGCAAATAATATCTCAAATATCAACAACGTAGGTTTTAAAGCTTCAATCCCTGAGTTTAAAAATTTAATCAATCAACATATGGCTTCTGCTGGAAGTGGTCCAACTAACAATCAAGTAGGTCTTGGAGCTACAAAACAAACGACAGCTTTAAAAATGGCAAATGGTAGTTTTCAAAATACCGATAATAACTTCGACCTAGCCATAGGCGGTAAAGGCTTTTTTGGTGTCGTTGATAAAAATGGTAAAAACTACTACACAAGAACAGGTAGCTTCGATATAGATGGGGCTGGAAATTTAGTAGATAATAAAGGCAACTTGCTTCTTGGTACATTAACAAGTTTTACTCCAGTCACCCCAAGTGCTAATGCTCTTAGAAAATATGGTCAAACAAAAGGTACCACGCAGGCATTTACTGCAAAAGAAGAGGATCTAAAACTAGGCGATACTGGCTCACAAAAAGGCATAAATTTACCTCATTTTTTATATATGCCAGCCAAGCAAACAAAAAATATAAATTTAAAAGGTAACCTAGACTCAAGCCTTATAACAGATAAGCGAACAACAGCCATTGATGCGGCAAATTTTAACTATACACTTGATAATACAAACAAAACTATCTCACTAAATGGACAAATCCCACTAAGTCAGACGAACTTTGGTACAAAAGCAGGTGACAGCGTGGTAGTAAAAGTAAAAGACGGTGATGGTAAATTTAGTGAGTTTTCGACTACACTAGAGAGCGATGGCAGCTGGCATATAAACAATAAAAGCCTAAAATTTATGGATTTTGCTAGCTTAGATGTAAAAGCCGAAGTTACATCACTAGTTGAAGTAGCTAATAAAGAAAAACTAAGCTCAGAGATATATAACAGTGATGGTACAAAGAGCTTAGTAACTATAAATTTTACAAAGCAAATCCCTCAAGGTGGCAATCAAACTACATGGAATGCCATAGCTACGATAACTGATGCTAATGGTGTTGTGCAAAATACAGCTATGGGAATACTTACTTTTGATGGTAGTGGCAGACTTGTTACAAATACATTAACAAGCGTTGGAAACGTGGCTTTAAATTTTCTTGGCGATGGAGATGCGAATGTCTATAATGGTATAACAAGCTCAGCCAATTCAAAAAAAGACTTTGTCATAAAAGCAGATGGCTATGCCGAGGGAAATCTCACAAAATATAGCGTCGATGACCGTGGTAATATCATGGCAAATTTTGACAATTCTCGTTCATTTATAGTTGCAAAAATAGCTCTATATCACTTCCAAAATGAGCAAGGCGTATCAAAAGTGGGCGATAATCTCTATGAAGCAACTCCAAATTCAGGTGAAGCATTTTTTTATAAAAATAAAGCTGGTGAGACCATTTATGGCTCACAAATTCTTGCAAATAAACTTGAAATGAGTAATGTCGATCTTGGTCAAGCGCTAAGTGAGGTTATAGTCACGCAAAAGGCTTATGAGGCTAGTGCAAAAAGTATCACAACAAGTGATGAGATGATCCAAACTGCTATTCAGATGAAGAAATAA
- a CDS encoding HD domain-containing protein, which yields MISAKLIEHIFKAASISRWNDYPKMANLVELDKQAHKFIIAYFIAKQEQDADMNYIIEAGIFEFLSRVVVTDIRPDVFHHIQKTKKEQINSWVLSNLDSLISDIEDGEFLERFKSYFKSNKKHEKERLILKAASYLATRWEFSIVYQTSQFLSDIDELKAKVEEEMEDYYELIGVRKIAMNQKLARLVDLSGRLRFQKRWAQTPRIPETAVLGHMLVVAILSYFYSLKAKACKKRLENNFFCALFHDLPESLTRDIISPVKYGVKGLNEIISEYEMRLIDERILPFVPEKIKDEFSYILGIRKDGEKFIKDEFENRTYERKIICHEGTMENVNEDKFNPIDGKALKYCDKLSAYIEAGISISYGVKSKELTDGFNNMYKFFSEKPKIDGVDFLEICDDFNEHFGLERPPLR from the coding sequence ATGATAAGTGCTAAGCTTATAGAACATATCTTTAAAGCAGCATCTATATCACGTTGGAACGACTATCCAAAGATGGCAAATTTAGTCGAGCTTGATAAGCAGGCTCATAAATTTATCATCGCTTATTTCATAGCAAAACAAGAACAAGACGCCGATATGAACTATATCATTGAGGCTGGAATTTTTGAGTTTTTAAGTAGGGTCGTAGTCACAGACATACGTCCAGACGTCTTTCATCACATACAAAAGACAAAAAAAGAGCAGATAAATAGCTGGGTTTTAAGTAATCTTGATAGCCTTATTTCAGATATTGAAGATGGGGAGTTTTTAGAGAGATTTAAAAGTTATTTTAAAAGTAATAAAAAGCATGAAAAAGAGCGTCTCATTCTAAAAGCAGCCAGCTATCTTGCCACGAGGTGGGAATTTTCAATCGTCTATCAAACGAGCCAGTTTTTAAGCGACATCGATGAGCTTAAAGCTAAGGTTGAAGAGGAGATGGAGGATTATTATGAGCTAATTGGCGTTAGAAAGATCGCTATGAATCAAAAATTAGCCCGCCTTGTTGATCTAAGTGGCAGGCTAAGGTTTCAAAAGCGCTGGGCACAAACGCCTCGTATCCCTGAAACTGCAGTCTTAGGGCATATGCTAGTAGTTGCAATACTTAGCTATTTTTATTCACTCAAAGCAAAAGCTTGCAAAAAACGCCTAGAAAATAACTTCTTTTGTGCACTATTTCACGACCTGCCAGAGAGTCTTACAAGAGATATAATAAGCCCTGTAAAATACGGCGTAAAGGGGCTAAATGAGATCATCAGCGAGTATGAGATGAGGCTTATTGATGAGAGGATTTTGCCATTTGTACCCGAAAAGATCAAAGATGAGTTTAGCTACATCCTTGGCATCAGAAAAGATGGTGAGAAATTTATAAAAGATGAGTTTGAAAATAGAACTTATGAGCGTAAAATCATCTGCCACGAAGGGACTATGGAAAACGTAAATGAGGATAAATTTAACCCGATCGACGGCAAAGCGCTAAAATACTGCGACAAGCTCTCAGCCTACATCGAAGCTGGAATTTCCATAAGCTACGGCGTCAAGTCAAAAGAGCTAACTGACGGCTTTAATAATATGTATAAATTTTTTAGCGAAAAACCTAAGATCGATGGAGTGGATTTTTTAGAAATTTGCGATGATTTTAATGAGCATTTTGGTTTAGAAAGACCCCCTCTCAGATAA
- the queF gene encoding preQ(1) synthase gives MSEELEMKYGEKILKEFDVESDLEVWENKQTRDYVIKITLPEFCCLCPRSGYPDFATIYLEYIPNKLVVELKAIKLYINSFMNRNISHEDSINEIYSVLEKKLEPKFMKIVGDFNPRGNVHTVIEISSDLVVKKPVEEKEFTPRTRERSSFSDRAPRERRSTSDRGSSRGTGSRGSKDDKFKKDDKPRRSSNKEGFRKISYADDKKPKVVKKDK, from the coding sequence ATGAGCGAAGAGCTAGAGATGAAGTATGGTGAGAAAATTTTGAAAGAATTTGACGTAGAGAGTGACCTTGAGGTCTGGGAAAATAAGCAAACAAGGGACTATGTCATAAAGATCACTCTGCCTGAGTTTTGCTGCCTTTGCCCTCGCTCTGGTTATCCTGACTTTGCGACAATATACCTTGAGTATATCCCAAACAAGCTAGTTGTAGAGCTAAAAGCGATAAAGCTTTATATAAATAGCTTTATGAACCGCAACATCAGCCACGAAGATAGTATAAATGAAATTTACTCTGTTTTAGAGAAAAAACTAGAGCCAAAATTTATGAAGATAGTTGGCGACTTTAACCCACGTGGAAATGTCCATACAGTTATCGAGATCAGCTCTGATCTAGTAGTGAAAAAGCCAGTTGAAGAGAAAGAATTTACTCCAAGAACTAGAGAGAGAAGTAGCTTTAGTGACAGAGCTCCACGCGAAAGACGTAGCACAAGCGATCGTGGTAGCAGTAGAGGCACTGGTAGCAGAGGTAGCAAAGATGATAAATTTAAAAAAGATGACAAACCAAGAAGAAGCTCAAACAAAGAGGGCTTTAGAAAAATAAGCTACGCCGATGATAAGAAGCCAAAAGTAGTCAAAAAGGATAAATAA
- the gyrB gene encoding DNA topoisomerase (ATP-hydrolyzing) subunit B produces MENNYGAENIKVLKGLEAVRKRPGMYIGDTNISGLHHMIYEVVDNSIDEAMAGYCDTIDVELTREGSAIISDNGRGIPVDMHPTEKISAATVVLTVLHAGGKFDKDTYKVSGGLHGVGVSVVNALSKKLVVNIKRDGKLHRQEFAKGIPQSDLEVIKTTNRTGTQVEFWPDDSIFEVTEFDDEILVKRFRELAYLNPKITINFKDQRNGRSESFHFEGGLESFVTDMNKANPVSKAVSFSGGEDDVMVDFALLYNDTYSENLLSFVNNIKTPDGGTHEAGFRAGLTRVITNYVQANAAAREKDTKITGEDIREGLIAVVSVKVPEPQFEGQTKGKLGSSYVKPIVQKMVFDVLTKYFEENPIEARAIMDKALMAARGREAAKKARDLTRKKESMSVGTLPGKLADCQSKDPVISELYLVEGDSAGGSAKQGRDRVFQAILPLKGKILNVEKARLDKILKSDEIKNMITALGCGIGDEFDADKLRYHKIIIMTDADVDGSHIQTLLLTFFFRFLNKVVENGHIYLAQPPLYRYKKGKKEIYLKDEKALNEFLIETGIEGVDIEGIGSADLIDFLKIVAAYRSVLKELEKRFNVLSAIRYMIENPDIVSKSYNEIFEILRDFLKAEGHNILNHYVSEDEVRIYVQTESGLEELVVNENLFTNPLYEEALYISQKIKERGLDLHSDVIDVLDEVEKNAKKGAYIQRYKGLGEMNPEQLWETTMNPENRRLLKIDINDAISASDTFNLFMGDEVEPRRNYIQDHAKDVKHLDI; encoded by the coding sequence ATGGAAAATAATTACGGCGCAGAAAATATTAAAGTACTAAAAGGACTTGAGGCAGTTAGAAAACGCCCAGGCATGTATATAGGTGATACTAACATAAGTGGTCTTCACCATATGATATACGAAGTCGTTGATAACTCTATCGACGAAGCGATGGCAGGATACTGCGATACGATAGACGTTGAGCTTACACGCGAGGGCTCGGCGATCATTAGTGATAATGGCCGTGGTATCCCAGTAGATATGCACCCGACTGAAAAAATTTCAGCTGCGACTGTTGTTTTGACAGTGCTTCACGCTGGTGGTAAATTTGATAAGGATACATATAAGGTCTCTGGCGGTCTTCACGGTGTTGGTGTATCTGTTGTAAATGCTCTTTCTAAAAAACTAGTCGTAAATATTAAACGTGATGGTAAACTTCATAGACAAGAATTTGCAAAAGGTATCCCACAAAGTGATCTTGAAGTTATAAAAACTACAAACCGAACAGGTACGCAAGTTGAGTTTTGGCCAGATGATAGCATATTTGAAGTGACTGAATTTGATGATGAAATTTTAGTAAAAAGATTTCGTGAGCTAGCCTATCTAAATCCAAAGATAACTATAAATTTCAAAGATCAAAGAAATGGCAGAAGTGAGAGTTTTCATTTTGAGGGTGGACTTGAGAGCTTTGTAACTGATATGAACAAGGCAAATCCTGTTAGCAAAGCTGTCTCATTTAGCGGCGGCGAAGATGACGTTATGGTTGATTTTGCGCTGCTTTATAACGATACTTATAGTGAAAATTTACTAAGTTTTGTAAATAACATCAAAACTCCAGACGGCGGTACTCACGAGGCTGGCTTTAGAGCGGGTCTTACAAGAGTTATCACAAACTACGTTCAAGCAAATGCTGCTGCACGTGAAAAAGATACAAAGATAACTGGTGAAGATATCCGCGAGGGACTTATCGCAGTTGTTAGTGTAAAAGTGCCAGAGCCGCAGTTTGAGGGACAAACAAAGGGCAAACTAGGCTCAAGCTACGTAAAACCTATCGTTCAAAAGATGGTTTTTGACGTGCTTACAAAGTATTTTGAAGAAAATCCTATCGAAGCAAGAGCGATAATGGATAAAGCTCTAATGGCAGCTCGTGGTAGAGAAGCCGCTAAAAAAGCAAGGGATCTAACTCGCAAAAAAGAGAGCATGAGCGTAGGCACACTACCTGGCAAACTAGCTGATTGTCAAAGCAAAGATCCAGTAATTAGCGAGCTATATCTAGTGGAGGGCGACTCTGCGGGCGGTTCTGCAAAGCAGGGACGTGATAGAGTTTTTCAAGCGATATTGCCACTTAAAGGTAAAATTCTAAACGTTGAAAAGGCAAGACTGGATAAAATTTTAAAATCTGATGAGATAAAAAATATGATAACAGCGCTAGGCTGCGGTATTGGAGATGAATTTGACGCTGATAAGCTTAGATATCATAAGATCATCATCATGACCGACGCCGATGTCGATGGTAGCCATATCCAGACGCTGCTTTTAACTTTCTTCTTTAGATTTTTAAATAAAGTTGTAGAAAACGGCCACATTTACCTAGCTCAGCCGCCACTTTACCGCTATAAAAAAGGTAAGAAGGAAATTTATCTAAAAGATGAAAAGGCACTAAACGAATTTCTTATCGAAACTGGCATCGAGGGAGTTGATATAGAGGGTATCGGAAGTGCGGATCTAATTGATTTCTTAAAGATCGTTGCAGCTTATAGAAGCGTCTTAAAAGAGCTTGAAAAACGCTTTAACGTCCTTTCAGCGATCCGCTATATGATAGAAAATCCAGACATCGTCTCAAAAAGCTACAATGAAATTTTTGAAATTTTAAGAGACTTCTTAAAAGCTGAGGGTCACAACATCCTAAACCACTACGTTAGCGAAGATGAGGTTAGAATTTATGTGCAAACTGAAAGCGGCCTAGAAGAGCTTGTGGTAAATGAAAATTTATTTACAAATCCACTTTACGAAGAGGCACTTTATATCAGCCAAAAGATAAAAGAGCGTGGCCTAGACTTGCATAGTGACGTTATAGACGTGCTTGATGAAGTAGAAAAAAATGCGAAAAAAGGTGCATATATCCAGCGCTATAAAGGTCTTGGTGAGATGAATCCTGAGCAGCTTTGGGAGACAACTATGAACCCTGAGAATAGAAGACTTTTAAAGATCGATATAAACGACGCTATAAGTGCTTCTGACACGTTTAATCTCTTTATGGGCGATGAGGTCGAGCCAAGAAGAAACTACATCCAAGACCACGCAAAAGACGTTAAACACTTAGATATTTAA
- the dnaN gene encoding DNA polymerase III subunit beta, which produces MKVLINKNMLESIVTNTNPYLEKRDLSAITSHIYISAKDGVLNIKATDHEIGLAYKLSNVKIVDQGYATANGKKLLDIIKSLKDEEVMLETVNNYLYIKQKNSKYKLPMYKFEDFPEFPTIEGKSKFDVDAVMLGRSLKKILPSIDSNNPKFELNGAFLDIKQDFINIVGTDTRRLSVFKFQTPTEKEFSLIIPKKAINEIQKLFFDKIEIYYDENILIAQSQNFEFFTKLINGKFPDYERVIPKEVRKRLQLSRDKMIEGIKTISMLSDTMKITFSKDNITFESVIEDNSEAKTMIDYQTGLEDEFFIGIKNRYLLDFLTSIEDENFELGFNESSLAFVVSSKELTTVIMPINL; this is translated from the coding sequence ATGAAAGTTTTAATAAACAAAAATATGCTTGAAAGCATAGTAACAAATACAAACCCATATCTTGAAAAAAGAGATCTTAGTGCTATAACTTCTCACATTTATATCTCAGCAAAAGATGGGGTTTTAAATATAAAAGCAACTGATCATGAGATAGGATTAGCATATAAGTTAAGTAATGTAAAAATTGTTGATCAAGGTTATGCAACTGCAAATGGTAAAAAACTACTTGACATTATAAAAAGTCTAAAAGACGAAGAAGTGATGTTGGAAACTGTAAATAACTATCTTTATATAAAACAAAAAAACTCAAAATACAAACTTCCAATGTATAAATTTGAAGATTTTCCAGAATTTCCAACGATTGAGGGTAAATCAAAATTTGATGTTGATGCTGTTATGTTAGGAAGAAGTTTAAAGAAAATTTTACCAAGTATTGATAGTAATAACCCAAAATTTGAACTAAATGGTGCATTCCTTGATATTAAACAAGACTTTATAAATATAGTCGGCACTGACACAAGAAGACTTAGTGTATTTAAATTTCAAACACCAACTGAAAAAGAATTTTCACTTATAATCCCTAAAAAAGCTATCAATGAAATACAAAAACTATTTTTTGACAAGATAGAAATTTACTATGATGAGAATATCTTAATCGCTCAAAGCCAAAATTTTGAGTTTTTCACAAAACTTATAAATGGTAAATTTCCAGACTATGAGCGTGTTATACCAAAAGAGGTAAGAAAAAGACTTCAGCTAAGTAGAGATAAAATGATAGAGGGTATAAAAACTATCTCAATGCTAAGTGATACAATGAAAATAACTTTTTCAAAAGACAATATAACATTTGAAAGTGTTATAGAAGATAACTCTGAAGCAAAAACTATGATTGATTATCAAACTGGCTTAGAAGATGAATTCTTTATAGGCATAAAAAATAGATACTTGCTTGATTTCTTAACTAGTATCGAAGATGAAAATTTTGAGCTTGGTTTTAATGAAAGCTCGTTGGCATTTGTTGTAAGTTCAAAGGAGCTAACAACAGTGATAATGCCAATAAATTTATAA